In the genome of Armatimonadota bacterium, the window GATGATTCCGGGCTTCCGGCCGTGCTTGATGGGCTCCCGCCTGCAGGAGGTGGCGAGAGACGCCGCGGCGAGGAGCGCGAGGATCAGGGCCGCGTATCCGAAGCCTCTTCTCAGCTTCACGATTCGCCCTCCTCCCGGACGTCCGGCTCGATCTGCTCCGGCTCCGCAGGCGGCGCCTCGGCCGCGGCGTCCTCAGGCAGTTCCGGCTTGTCCGGCTCCGGTTCCATATCCAGCGCCGTGATCTTCTCGAGCTCCGCCGCGTGATGGTGAAGCATCTGGCGCTCGGTCATCTTTCCGTGCCACCAGGTGAGGTTCCCTCCCGGCCAGTGGTCCGGGCTGAAGTGGACGTTGTAGAAATGCCACACGACGATCGCCAGTGTCGCAAGCAACCCCTCGTCGCTGTGGGCCTCGTGAGCCACGTCCATCCACACCTTGGGCAGGAGCGCCATCGCCCTAGTGCTGAACCACAAGACCAGGCCCGAGCCGATCATGATTACCATGCCCCAGTAGACCGCCCAGTAGTCGAACTTCTCGAAGTAGCTGAACCGGGCGAACTTCGGGCGCTCCCCGGCGAATCCGAAGAAGTACAGTACGTTGTGCATCACGTCCCTAACGTCCTTGACCTTCGGCAGCAGCTCCATGAAGTTGCTCCGGCCCTCCCGGAAGGCGACCGTGTAGACGAGGTGGAAGACCCCGACAAGGATCAGCAGCGCGGCTCCGGCCCGATGGATCAGCCCGCTCGCCTCGACTCCGCCGACGGCGCGGAAGAAGGCGGCCGCCCAGGAGGTGTGCGCGAACCTCAGCGGGATGCCCGTCACGATCAGCGCGAGACAGCTGACGAACAGCCCGATGTGCTGGAGGCGGAAGAGGAGCGAGAACCTCACGAAATGCCTCTCGGGTCTCGCGGTCTCCGGCTCCTGAACGGCCCCGGGCGGAGCGAGATGCTCCTCGTCAGGCTTCATATCTTTCTCGGTTGTTTCCGGTTCGTCGGGCATCTGACGCCTATGAGCCTCTCCTCAGTAGGGCCGTGATTCTCCTGCGCAGGCGGGAGAACAGATCGAGCATGATGTGACCGCAGAGCATCACCATCGTGATGATCGTGAGCCACTTGAATCCGTTTGCGATGTAGTACAGGAGAGGGCTGCTCTCCTTCGCGATCCGCACGTGAGTCTGTCCCTGCGCGACCTTCGTGTTGACGCCCGGATGGCACTCGCCGCAGGTTTTGTCGAGGTTGGAGGGATTCGTCATCGAGGCCGGATCGCTCGACGGCAGGACCTTGTGCGCGCCGTGGCAGTCCGAGCACACGGCCGCCTTCTCGCTCTCGTGGAGGTTGGCCTTCCCGTGGTAGCTGTGCAGATAGGTTCTCAGGCTGTCGCCCGGCAGGTCGTACTCCCGCATCAGTTTCCCGTCGTTGTGGCACTTGCCGCACATGCGGGGCTCGTTCAGCCTGTGCGTGCCGGCAGTCCTGTCGTCCTTCCGAAGGAGGTCGTGCCCGCCGTGGCAGTCCACGCAGTCCGGGGCGTTCGGATCGCCGCCGATCCTGGCGATACCATGCGATCCGGCGGTGTAGGCCTCTGCCTGGGCCTCGTGGCATCCCATGCAGTCCACGGACCGCCCGAGCGCCTTAGGGTGGTGGACCTTGTGGCAGTCCGTGCAGACGGCGGCGGGCATCTCGCCAAGCTTCGCGACGGCGCCGTGGACGCCGAAGCGGTAACTTTGTAGGGACTTCAGGTCGGCGTGGCACGCCGCGCAGACGCCTGTGGAACTCGCGCGGTTCACCCGCGAGAGAGGGTCCTTCACCGGCCTGATGTCGTGCGAGCCGTGGCAGTCGCGGCACGCCGGTGCCGCCTTGTCTGATTTCATGCCTATGTGGATTGCGTCCGGGTGCGAGCTTCTCAAGTCGTGGCAGTTGGCGCACTGCACCGAGGCGACGTCTTTCGCGTGCATCTGCGGTCGGTCGGGCAGGTCGGCGTGACATTCGACGCACTTCAACTTGGCGTGTGCGGATTCGGCCATCGGTAGTGCGTCCACATAGAGGGAGGACTTCTTGCCGGCGGTCTCCTTGGCGATCTTGCCTGAGCTGTGGCACATCAGGCAGTTGGCATCGGCCTGCGGCGCGCTCGAGGCGGCCCCGCCGGCGAGCGGCGCGAGGCATGTCCACACCAAAGCGATTGTGGCGGCTCTGTTCATCGCGAGTATATTCTACGCTCCACCCGTCACCTTCCTTCACTGAGGCCTGCGCTGCTGAGGAGAAGTATTGGCCCGCGGTCTGCAATCACTCTCGTGGCAGTGCCGTGCAGATTGGGCGCGAAAAACCCGATAATTTTTCTGTCAAAGGACTTGACAACGATGCACTCAAGTTGTATAATCACCCTGGTTTCAGGGTAAATGACTTTCAGCCGGTGGGTTTCGCCCGTTCCGGCAGGAGATCCGAACCATACATCGGGAGGTGTTTTGAAGTGGGACGAACGGTAGGCATTGATCTGGGAACGACCAACTCGGTCATCGCGGTGATGGAAGCCGGCGAGCCGACAGTCATCCCGAACGCCGAGGGCAACAGGACGACCCCATCGGTCGTGGGATTCTCGAAGGAGGGCGAGCGCCTCGTCGGAGTGACCGCGAAGCGCCAGGCGATCCTGAACCCCGACCGCACGGTGGCGTCCATCAAGCGAAAGATGGGCACCGACTTTCGGGTGAACATTGACGGCAAGGACCACACCCCGGAGGAGATATCCGCGATGGTCCTGCAGAAGCTCAAGACCGACGCGGAGACCTATCTCGGCGACAAGGTGACGGATGCGGTCATCACCGTGCCCGCGTATTTCAACGACGCACAGCGCACGGCCACGAAGACCGCCGGCGAGATCGCGGGGCTCAACGTCCTCAGGATCATCAACGAGCCGACGGCGGCGTCTCTCGCGTACGGACTCGACAAGAAGAGCAACGAGACGATACTCGTGTACGACCTCGGCGGCGGGACGTTCGACGTATCCGTTCTCGAGGTCGGCGACGGCGTCTTCGAGGTCAAGTCCACCGCCGGCGACACCCAGCTCGGCGGAGACGACTGGGACGAGAGGATCGTTGACTACGTCGCCGACGAGTACAAGAAGTCGGACGGGATTGACCTGCGCAGCGACCGCCAGGCTCTGCAGAGGCTCCGTGAGGCGTGCGAGAAGGCCAAGATCGAACTCTCCAGCGTAGTACAGACGAACATAAGCCTGCCGTTCATCACCGCTACCCAGGAGGGCCCGAAGCACCTCGAGATGACGCTTACCCGCGCCAAGTTCGAGGAACTGACCGCCGACCTGCTGGAGCGGACCGTAGGCCCGTTCAAGAGGGCGATCTCGGATGCCAAGCTCAAGCCGAGCGACATCGAGGAGATCATCCTCGTCGGCGGCTCGACCCGCATGCCGCAGGTCTATGAACTCGTGCAGAAGCTCGGCGGCAAGGAGCCTCACAAGGGCGTGAACCCGGACGAGGTCGTCGCAGTCGGCGCCGCGATCCAGGCAGGAGTCCTCGGCGGCGAGGTCAAGGACATCGTACTGCTGGACGTGACTCCGCTCTCGCTCGGCATCGAGACCCTGGGCGGCGTGTTCACCAAGCTGATCGAGCGCAACACGACGATCCCGACCCGCAAGAGCGAGACGTTCACGACCGCGGTTGACGGCCAGACCGACGTCGAGGTGCACGTTCTCCAGGGCGAGCGCGAGATGGCCGGCGCGAACAAGACGCTCGGCCGCTTCCACCTGGTCGGCATCCTGCCGGCGCCGAGGGGAACCCCGCAGATCGAGGTCACGTTCGACATTGACGCGAACGGCATCGTGAACGTGTCGGCGAAGGACAAGGCCACCGGCAAGGAGCAGAGCATCACCATCACCGGCTCGACCAGGCTCAGCAAGGACGAGACGGACCGGATGGTTGCCGACGCCCAGCGCATGGCCGACGAGGACAAGAAGGCCCGCGAGGCCGCCGAGACCCGCAACCGGGCGGACAGCCTCGTGTACCAGACCGAGAAGCTGCTCGCAGACCTCGGCGACAAGGTGCCTGCCGACCAGAAGTCGTCCATCGAAGCCGCGGTGGCGGAGTTGCGCGAGGCGCTGAAGTCGGAAGACACCGACCGCATGAAGCAGGCGAGCGACAACCTGCAGCAGGCGTCGTACAAGCTCTCCGAGATGATGTACCAGGCCGCGTCCGGTGGCGAGCAGGCCGCCGGGGAGCCGGGTCCCGAGGTCGGGGTCGGCCAGGAGGCCGCTCCCGGCGCGGACGACGGCGTGATAGACGCGGAGTTCGAAGAGCAGAGCTAGAAGAGCAGCACTTCCTCCCCTCCCTTGAGGAGAGGGGGAAAGTGCAGACGATTTCCCGTGGGCACAGCCCGTGGGAACGACAAACCACCAAAAACGGAGGTGTTTGCTATGTCACTGGTCAGATGGGATCCTTTTCGCGACCTCGAGTCTCTGCAGGAGGACGTCAACAGGCTCTTCCAGGAGAGCATGGCAAGGCCGAGGCGCGAGGCGCCGGCCGCCCGAGTGTGGGCGCCGCCGGTGGACGTGGTCGAGGACGATGACAAGATCGTCGTCAAGGCGGAGCTTCCCGGAATGAAGCGGGAAGACATAGACATCGAACTCAGCGGAGAACAGCTCACCATACGCGGCGAGCGGAAGTTCGAGTCTGAGGAGAAGAAGGACAACTACGTCCGCATCGAGCGCGCCTACGGTCAGTTCCAGAGGACCTTCACTATCGGCGTGCCGGTCAAGTCCGATCAGGTCAAGGCCGCCTACAAGGACGGCATCCTGGAGGTCACCATACCGAAGTCGGAGGAGATCAAGCCCAAGAAGGTGGACGTCACTGTCGAGTAATCGGCGGCGCGCGGGGCGGTCGCAGGGACCGCCCCGCCCATAGCAAGACTGCGGGAACGGATTCCAATCCGCGATTGATTGTGCCGCAAGGCCGTCTCTCGACAAACCCCGGGCCTGGTCCGGGGCACTCGAGACCGGCGGGTCCTGGGTCCGAGACAACACAACCGATCTCCTCGAGCAGCCACTCTGGTGGCATAGCGAGAGGCTAACCCAGCCGTCGGGGATCGGAATCCGCTCCTGCAACCGGTGAACTGGCACCGACACATGGACTACAAAGACTACTATGCCGTACTGGGAGTCAAGAAGGACGCCGACGAGAAGGAGATCAAGCAGGCCTATCGGCGTCTGGCCCGCAAGTACCATCCTGACGTGAACCCCGGCAACAAGGAAGCCGAGGAGAAGTTCAAGGAGGTCAGCGAGGCCAACGAGGTTCTCAGCGACAAAGAGAAGCGGCGGAAGTACGACACTTTCGGCAAGGACTGGGCGCGTTACGGCGACGGGTTCCCGGGAGCGGGCGGTCCGGGCGGCGCGGGCGCCCCGGGCGGATTCAGGTACGAGCAGTACCCCGGCGGCGGCTTCGATTTCGATGTCGGCGGAGGGGGTGGATTCAGCGATTTCTTCGAGATGCTCTTCGGCCCGAGAGGCCCGGGCGGCGCGACGAGGGACATGCGCGGCTCGGACGTCGAGAGCGAGATACAGGTAACTCTCAGGGAAGCGTTCGAGGGCGTCTCAAAGCAGATTTCGATCGCGCTGAACCCGGGCGAGCCGCCTCGACGGCTCGAAGTCAAGATACCGAAGGGCGTTGACGCCGGGTCGAGGATACGGCTCGCGGGCGAGGGCGCTCCGGGCCCGGGCGGCAAGCGGGGCGACCTGTACCTGACAGTCCGGATGCATCCGGACAAGGAGTTCGAGCGCAAGGGCGACCACCTCTACCGCGAGGTCTCGGTGCCGTTTTCGACCGCCGCGCTCGGAGGTGAGGTCCGCGTGCCCACTCTCACGGGCAGCGTTACGATGACCCTTCCGCCCGGGACTCAGGGCTCGCAGACGTTCAGGCTCTCCGGCCAGGGCATGCCCCGGTTGCACGGCGGAGGAAGGGGCGATCTGTTTGCCAGGGTGCGGATAACCGTGCCGAAGAATTTGACGGAGAAACAGCGCGAGTTGGTCAGGCAGCTCGCGGATTCCATGGAGACCGCGAAGGCTTGATGCGGTCTTGGGGGCCAAGGGGTCGGGAGAGGACCCACGGTCGCTCCGGAAGGAAGTGAAATCCATGGCTGACAGGAATAAGGCCGCAGAGCAACATGAGGGCGGGGAGCCCTTGTACCTGATCAGCGTGGCCGCGAGGCTCTGCGAGGTGCATCCCCAGACGCTCAGGATGTACGAGCGCATCGGTCTGATCAAGCCCCAGCGCATCGGGCGCAAGAACCGCATGTACTCGGACGCGGACATCGAACGCCTGCGCCAGATTCAGCGGTTCACTCAGGACTTGGGGGTCAACCTGGCGGGCGTCGAGGTGATCCTCAACCTGCTGGAACAGATGGACGAAATGCGCCGGCAGATGGAAGAGGAGATGAGCCGCATGCGCGACAGCCTGGAGGACGAACTGCGCCGCTCGCGCTCAATCGCCCGCAAAGAGTAGACAACCGAGAAACCTCTTGCATTTTTGACAGTATGTGCTATCATATACCGGAAGGCACGAAAGATGCCTGGGATACCGCAAGTGCATGGGTCGGGACTGCGTTCTTTAGCACGCTAGAAAACCTCCTGTTACGGCTGTGCGCTTGATGGGCAAAAGGAGGTTTGTAATGGCGAACGGCAAGGTGAAGTGGTTTAGCGAGTCGAAGGGTTACGGCTTCATCTCTCAGGAAGATGGAAGCGACGTCTTCGTCCACTACTCCGCCATCGAAGGGACCGGCCGGCGGAATCTTTTCGAAGGCCAGGAAGTCCAGTTCGAAGTCACCGATGGACCGAAGGGTCCTCAGGCGACAAATGTAGTAGGTATGTAGCGCACAGATCTACTCGACGCAATGCCCTCCGGTTCATCGAGCCGGGGGGCTTTTTCGTGCCCCTACCTCAGAGTCCTCACGTCGTGCTCTCTCGTCCTGCCGTCCAATGCCACGCTCACCTTGAGTTTCCCGTCGCCGGTTGAGAGCTTCACGTCCGCCGACGGAAGTTCGCCCTTCTCCGCCTGGTAGAGGGCGACGTAGACGGCCGACTTCCCCGTCCGGCGGGCCATCAGCATCGGGAACGCCGGCGCCTCGAACCGGTCGTTCCTCGGGAAGTCGCACTCGATGACCTCGGTCCCCGGCTCGCCGAGCATCGTCAGCCGGAAGCGCACGTCGCCCTGCGTCCAGTCCGCCTGCCATCTGCCGTCCATCCTCGCGGACCGGGCGTTCCTGAGCCAGGTCCACGGCGGCTCGGCGGGGAACTCGAACGGGCGGAAGTCGCCCGCGATCTCCGTCTTGCCGTCGTCATCAACGGCATGGAAAAGCCAATCCCACGTGTGCTCGGCATCGGAGGCCGCCTGGAAGACGTCGAGGACATAGTCGTCGGTCACCGCGACAGTCCTCTGCATCCTCACGCCGGGGTACACGAGGCCTTTCAGGTCGGCGGCGGTGGCGGTCTTCACGTCGGGTGTCCGCTTGAACTCGAGCAGCGAGAGCTTCTCCCGGACGCCCTGGTGGCTCTTGCCGTCCACCATCAGCGTGTTGTGGCAGACCGTCGTTCGGTTCAGCTCGTTCTGAATCTGTGCTGAGAACGCGTGCGCCGCGGACGGTCTCGCCTCGCAGTCCGGGGCGAGGAGCTTCCCCCGGCCGAAGAGGATGAAATCGAGCTTGTCGCGGTGCGAGTGGATGCTGTCCAGGTCGTAGCTCAGGAACGCCGCCCACGAGTCGCTGCCCCAGTACTCTCTGCCCTCGATGCTTCTGAGCATCACGTGCCCGTGCTCCGGGAAGTCGCGGCTCTTGACCGAGGGCGGTTTGCCGCCGGACGGCTCGGCTTCCCGGAAGAGGGTCATGAAGTCCGGGCCGCGCCGGACCTGCGAGAGAAGCCACGCGTAGACCGGCTTCCGGTAGGCCTGCCAGGCGTACTCGTACTGCTGCACGTTGTTCAGCCGAATCAGCCCGCCGTAGGTGTCGCCGATCGGCGGGACGAGCGTGTCCGGGAACGCGACCTGCAGCATCCCCGAGAACCCCTGCTCGAGGGTCCGCCCTCCGGCGAACTCGTGGGTGTAGAGGTCGAGCGGGTACTTCGACACGCGCATCATGTCCGCTGACTGAATAAGCGCGGTCAGTGCGACGAAATGGTAGTTCAGGCTGCTCTCGAACCACGTGCCGTCGTCCCGGAAGCCGTTCTCCATCAGGTCGCGGATGCCTTGATCGCTCTCCATCGCCCGCTCGATCCACTTCGGCTCGCCGTAGAACAGCCCGTAGGCGAGCATCATCGCCTTGTGCCAGGCCACGTGGTTGTTGTACCGGCCGCCGAAGTTCTTCTCGATCCACAGCGCGTCGTTGTCCGCGATCGCCCAGACCATCCGCTTGAAGAAGTCGTCGAGCCTGAGGCGCTCCTCCGGCGTGAAGTCGTCGTAGAGCATGTCGTACGCCTGGAGCGCGGATATCCCCCAGCTCGAGTAGAAGAGGCCGGAGTCGGGGTGCGTCTCCGCCAGGAATCGGAGCTTCGTGTAGTGAAGGAGCACCTCTTTCGCGCGGTCGGCATACTCCCTCCCGCCCCCGAGGCTGTAGACGAGCGCCGACTTCCATGCGAGGTCAATCGGCGGCCTGGGCACGATGCATGTGTGCTGGTAGACGACGGCATGCGTCTGGCTGTAGTGCTTCTTCGACGCCTCCTGCCACCATGCGGTCTCGAACTTCGGGAGCTTCATCTCCCTCAGCCGGTCAGCGCCGACCTTCAGCTCCTGATACGCCGTCTGCGCCCACTCGTGCTGAGCGATGTTGGCCTTCGCGACCTCGACTCGGTGGTCGTTGAGAAGCAGACATGGGT includes:
- a CDS encoding cytochrome b/b6 domain-containing protein; translated protein: MKPDEEHLAPPGAVQEPETARPERHFVRFSLLFRLQHIGLFVSCLALIVTGIPLRFAHTSWAAAFFRAVGGVEASGLIHRAGAALLILVGVFHLVYTVAFREGRSNFMELLPKVKDVRDVMHNVLYFFGFAGERPKFARFSYFEKFDYWAVYWGMVIMIGSGLVLWFSTRAMALLPKVWMDVAHEAHSDEGLLATLAIVVWHFYNVHFSPDHWPGGNLTWWHGKMTERQMLHHHAAELEKITALDMEPEPDKPELPEDAAAEAPPAEPEQIEPDVREEGES
- the dnaK gene encoding molecular chaperone DnaK — its product is MGRTVGIDLGTTNSVIAVMEAGEPTVIPNAEGNRTTPSVVGFSKEGERLVGVTAKRQAILNPDRTVASIKRKMGTDFRVNIDGKDHTPEEISAMVLQKLKTDAETYLGDKVTDAVITVPAYFNDAQRTATKTAGEIAGLNVLRIINEPTAASLAYGLDKKSNETILVYDLGGGTFDVSVLEVGDGVFEVKSTAGDTQLGGDDWDERIVDYVADEYKKSDGIDLRSDRQALQRLREACEKAKIELSSVVQTNISLPFITATQEGPKHLEMTLTRAKFEELTADLLERTVGPFKRAISDAKLKPSDIEEIILVGGSTRMPQVYELVQKLGGKEPHKGVNPDEVVAVGAAIQAGVLGGEVKDIVLLDVTPLSLGIETLGGVFTKLIERNTTIPTRKSETFTTAVDGQTDVEVHVLQGEREMAGANKTLGRFHLVGILPAPRGTPQIEVTFDIDANGIVNVSAKDKATGKEQSITITGSTRLSKDETDRMVADAQRMADEDKKAREAAETRNRADSLVYQTEKLLADLGDKVPADQKSSIEAAVAELREALKSEDTDRMKQASDNLQQASYKLSEMMYQAASGGEQAAGEPGPEVGVGQEAAPGADDGVIDAEFEEQS
- a CDS encoding Hsp20/alpha crystallin family protein, producing MSLVRWDPFRDLESLQEDVNRLFQESMARPRREAPAARVWAPPVDVVEDDDKIVVKAELPGMKREDIDIELSGEQLTIRGERKFESEEKKDNYVRIERAYGQFQRTFTIGVPVKSDQVKAAYKDGILEVTIPKSEEIKPKKVDVTVE
- a CDS encoding DnaJ domain-containing protein, which translates into the protein MDYKDYYAVLGVKKDADEKEIKQAYRRLARKYHPDVNPGNKEAEEKFKEVSEANEVLSDKEKRRKYDTFGKDWARYGDGFPGAGGPGGAGAPGGFRYEQYPGGGFDFDVGGGGGFSDFFEMLFGPRGPGGATRDMRGSDVESEIQVTLREAFEGVSKQISIALNPGEPPRRLEVKIPKGVDAGSRIRLAGEGAPGPGGKRGDLYLTVRMHPDKEFERKGDHLYREVSVPFSTAALGGEVRVPTLTGSVTMTLPPGTQGSQTFRLSGQGMPRLHGGGRGDLFARVRITVPKNLTEKQRELVRQLADSMETAKA
- a CDS encoding helix-turn-helix transcriptional regulator; translated protein: MADRNKAAEQHEGGEPLYLISVAARLCEVHPQTLRMYERIGLIKPQRIGRKNRMYSDADIERLRQIQRFTQDLGVNLAGVEVILNLLEQMDEMRRQMEEEMSRMRDSLEDELRRSRSIARKE
- a CDS encoding cold-shock protein, producing the protein MANGKVKWFSESKGYGFISQEDGSDVFVHYSAIEGTGRRNLFEGQEVQFEVTDGPKGPQATNVVGM
- a CDS encoding alginate lyase family protein, whose translation is MIAHPCLLLNDHRVEVAKANIAQHEWAQTAYQELKVGADRLREMKLPKFETAWWQEASKKHYSQTHAVVYQHTCIVPRPPIDLAWKSALVYSLGGGREYADRAKEVLLHYTKLRFLAETHPDSGLFYSSWGISALQAYDMLYDDFTPEERLRLDDFFKRMVWAIADNDALWIEKNFGGRYNNHVAWHKAMMLAYGLFYGEPKWIERAMESDQGIRDLMENGFRDDGTWFESSLNYHFVALTALIQSADMMRVSKYPLDLYTHEFAGGRTLEQGFSGMLQVAFPDTLVPPIGDTYGGLIRLNNVQQYEYAWQAYRKPVYAWLLSQVRRGPDFMTLFREAEPSGGKPPSVKSRDFPEHGHVMLRSIEGREYWGSDSWAAFLSYDLDSIHSHRDKLDFILFGRGKLLAPDCEARPSAAHAFSAQIQNELNRTTVCHNTLMVDGKSHQGVREKLSLLEFKRTPDVKTATAADLKGLVYPGVRMQRTVAVTDDYVLDVFQAASDAEHTWDWLFHAVDDDGKTEIAGDFRPFEFPAEPPWTWLRNARSARMDGRWQADWTQGDVRFRLTMLGEPGTEVIECDFPRNDRFEAPAFPMLMARRTGKSAVYVALYQAEKGELPSADVKLSTGDGKLKVSVALDGRTREHDVRTLR